The genomic segment CGTCTACGACCAATCTCTTTATTTAACTTTTTTAATTCAGAATCTAGTTGTTCAGTTTTCTTTGCTTTAGATGGCATGAGGCATCCAAAACCCAATTTCTTTATCCCTAAATACCCCTTATCAACGATAAAAAAGGGCTTAAATTTTAATTTCCTCATGCTTTTTTTGAATATTTTAAAATCATGCATGCTTCCATGACTTCCACATACACTCAGTATTTCACCTGTTGTATAGTGCATAGATAGCTGAAATTTAAAGGTATGTCGCTTTTTTTTACCGCTATACCATTTCTTCTGTTTTTTTTGGACGTTGAACTAATATTTCAGTTGCATCAATCACAACAACTTCCCAATCCACTTCATCTCGATTAGGAAGTTGTTTTGGCAAGTTAAATTTTCCAGAACGGATTAAGGTATCTTCAATAACACGTGTGATACGAATTGCACTCGTTTCAGATACACCGTAACTCATACCAAGATGAAAAAATGTTCGATATTCTCTCCAATATTCTATACATAAGAGCAAACGATCTTCCAACGGTAATTTATGCGGTCGTCCTTTACCAATATGACAAGGTAAATGCTTATTTAGCTCGGCCAACATGAGGTTAAATGTAGCCCAACTAACACCGGTAAGCCTACGAAATTTAACGTCTGATAATTTTTGAATATCTTTGAATTTCATCCAAGAATTATCCCTTGAATTAAATAATTTTGCTGATTAATTTAAGATCAAATAAATTGTACGTTTTTTGATTTATGACGGAAGTCTAATATTTAGATCGAGTGTATAGATATGAAGGTATGGCTGGCATCATTAGCTATGGTAACTGGATTGGCCGCATGTTCAGCAGAGCAACAGAAAGTAGCAGTAGATCCAGGTAAATATCAGGTTAAAAGTGCACAGGAATTACAGCAACGTTTTGATGATCTAAACAGTAAGTTGGCACAAGACTTTCAGCAATTTAAAAAAGTAGAAAGTATTGCCTTTTCTCATCAGCTGCCTTTGGATGTGAATAACCTGCAAACCTTGAATCAGCATCCTGTCAGCCGGACTGCGCTAAAATCCAGTAAAGTCGCCTATTGTGACATGATGAATGGCTATTTTGCCGAGATGTATCGCTTGGGACATTATAATCTGAATCTGATCGACAAGATCCAGTTACCTAAAGCCGAGAATGAAGACCTGAAATCCAATTTTGCATCTAGCGATCAGTTCTATACTTTTATTCTGGATCGTTATACGACTTATCGCCAAGTTCAACAGACCATGAATTATGGCTGTAACTTAAAAGCTGCGTTGTAAGTATTAAGCTATAAAAAAGCCCATCACAAAGATGGGCTTTTTTATTTAGCAACCAGTCAGTTTTTCTGGTTGAGGTTTCTCACCGGGGAAGAAAATTGGACGAAGTTTTACCCCAAGCCCATTTCCAATGAATGCGAAGACCAGCCATAACCAGCCATGTACACTGCCAGAAGCAATACCACTAAAATAGGCACCAATATTACAGCCATAAGCCAGACGAGCGCCGTAGCCAAGCATCAAACCGCCAATAACCGCAGCAACCAATGAACGTTTTGGAATATTGAAGTTCGGAGCAAATTTACCTGCCAGACTGGCAGCCAATAATGCACCAAGCATGATGCCAAAGTTCATCATAGACGTAATATCGAACCAGAGCGATTCAGATAAGGCTTTGGCATTGGCTGGTTGCTGCCAATACGCCCAAGAGGCTACATCAATTCCAACAAAACTTGCAGATTTCGCGGCCCAGACAGCAAGGGCAGAAGTAACCCCCCATGGACGACCAGCCAGCGCCAAAGTAGCAAAGTTAAGCAGGGTTAAAATGATTCCACCCCAGATTAATGGCCATGGACCACGCAAAAAGCGTTTCCAGCCCTGATGCTGGCTTTGAGGTTCAACTTCTAAATTGCCATGACGTTTCTTTTCAAAAAAGATAGTTGCAGTAGCAATAACAGCAAAAATGACAAAGCTCAAAACAAGTGCAGGAATGACACCAAAACTTTCTACAATGGAGATAGGTGCGAAATGAGGCAGGTTAAACCACCAGTCAATATGCGAAGTCGCAATCAGTGAGCCGGCACAGAAGAAGAACAGGGTTACCAGCATACGGGCACTACCACCACCAACGGTATAAAGTGTGCCTGATGCACAACCGCCACCGAGCTGCATGCCAATCCCGAAAATAAATGCCCCGATTACCACAGAAAGCGAAACCGGACTGACAAAGCCTTGAACTGGATTACCGAACAGTTCACCTGCGCCTAAAGCAGGAAAAAATAGCAATACAGCAAGACCCAGCATGATCATTTGGGCACGTAAGCCACGACCACGACGTTCTTTAATAAAGACGCGCCAGCTGGAGGTGAAACCAAACGAGGCATGATACAAGGTCATACCCAGTGCACCACCCACCAGAAATAATAGAGCCTGGTTCAGGCCCACGATGTGATAGGCACCGACAGTTCCTAATACAAGTAAAATAAAAGCCACCCAGACCGAGAGATTCGATCGCTGGGAAGACGCAGCAATAACAAACATGGGAGATCAAGTTTTAAAAATAAAGTCGCGTATATTACGCAATTTCTCACTAAAATGGGCTGATCTAGAATTTCTAAGAGCCAATTAAATATCCTGATAACTGATAATAATTATGACTTTAAATGATATAAGGTCGTGATTATTTCAGAAGATATCATTTTAATTAGAACAATCACCCGTCTAATAGTGAAACGTATAAAAAGTTTAAAAGCCTGCAAAGCAGGCTTTTAAAGATTGAAAGCTTTAAAAATTAATTTTCAGCTTTCTCACGTACTTTGCCTGCGCCTTCTTCAATAGCACCGGCAGTTGCAGCAGTCGCGTTTTTAGCGGCTTCAGCAGTTGCATCTGCTGCTCGAGAAGTCGCAGCGGCGGCTTCATCAGCGGCACGGGAAGCATTTGCAGCCGCATTATCCATGGCTTGGTCAGTTTCCTGAGAAGCCTCATGAGTGGCATCTTCCATATCATGGCCGGCTTGAGTAGCAGCATTTTCTAAATGCTCACCTGTAGTCGCGCCAGTCTCAGGCTGTTTTTCTTTACTACAACCCACCAGTGTTACGGTAGCAACTAAACCCAAAG from the Acinetobacter sp. YWS30-1 genome contains:
- a CDS encoding transposase family protein, with product MKFKDIQKLSDVKFRRLTGVSWATFNLMLAELNKHLPCHIGKGRPHKLPLEDRLLLCIEYWREYRTFFHLGMSYGVSETSAIRITRVIEDTLIRSGKFNLPKQLPNRDEVDWEVVVIDATEILVQRPKKTEEMV
- a CDS encoding YeeE/YedE family protein, whose translation is MFVIAASSQRSNLSVWVAFILLVLGTVGAYHIVGLNQALLFLVGGALGMTLYHASFGFTSSWRVFIKERRGRGLRAQMIMLGLAVLLFFPALGAGELFGNPVQGFVSPVSLSVVIGAFIFGIGMQLGGGCASGTLYTVGGGSARMLVTLFFFCAGSLIATSHIDWWFNLPHFAPISIVESFGVIPALVLSFVIFAVIATATIFFEKKRHGNLEVEPQSQHQGWKRFLRGPWPLIWGGIILTLLNFATLALAGRPWGVTSALAVWAAKSASFVGIDVASWAYWQQPANAKALSESLWFDITSMMNFGIMLGALLAASLAGKFAPNFNIPKRSLVAAVIGGLMLGYGARLAYGCNIGAYFSGIASGSVHGWLWLVFAFIGNGLGVKLRPIFFPGEKPQPEKLTGC